A genome region from Lucilia cuprina isolate Lc7/37 chromosome 3, ASM2204524v1, whole genome shotgun sequence includes the following:
- the LOC111685968 gene encoding katanin p60 ATPase-containing subunit A-like 2: MSKDEEIRNIHARRKNLLYLVQRYLNDNGFYGTAAALKNEAKLSDEYELCDNIDLDGIYLEYASYYQLKFGKYPRILKKQQQQQPLKLELAVKRKKTKQQQQTATEVETTSPNVKAATTANTTFDVNDLQVTVKKMATQLRTEPKTQQQQQQQEYHAKEKEQLSETDTQSLTRLQEIQHGCPSANSDLLLSCQEWQNLAELVKSTIINDDLKLKWSDICGNNKAVEIIKEAVLMPLNYPQLFNNGLKPWRSVLLHGPPGSGKTLLAKVLYSETKQKVTFFNITSSIVVSKWRGESEKLLKVLFHVAMKQSPSIIFLDEIEGLTSKRDRCADHESSKRFKNELLQLMDGLEQSTMGLFILASTNLPWEIDQAFLRRFEKKVLVQLPNEVERAMMIGKLLPLNVKLTEQQMSTLVTMSDGFTGDEIRLACKEIAMQMVRKITNVKLKGEKAVEEIPIENAFKQVKPLSLNLMERHVKWQKENGS; the protein is encoded by the coding sequence ATGTCCAAAGATGAAGAAATACGCAATATCCATGCGAGACGtaagaatttattatatttagtgCAACGTTATTTAAATGATAATGGTTTTTATGGCACGGCGGCAGCCTTAAAAAACGAGGCCAAATTGAGCGATGAATATGAATTGTGCGACAATATAGACTTGGATGGCATTTATTTGGAATATGCCAGTTATTATCAattgaaatttggcaaatatccaagaatattgaaaaaacaacagcaacaacagcccCTAAAGTTGGAACTGGCAGTCAAAAGGAAGAAAaccaaacaacagcagcagacaGCAACGGAAGTGGAGACGACGTCACCTAATGTTAAGGCGGCCACCACCGCTAATACAACATTTGATGTTAATGACCTGCAAGTAACGGTTAAAAAAATGGCTACACAATTGAGAACTGAaccaaaaacacaacaacaacagcaacagcaagaATACCATgcaaaagaaaaagaacaacTTAGCGAAACGGATACACAATCTTTGACCCGTTTACAGGAAATACAACATGGCTGTCCTTCAGCTAATAGTGATTTATTGTTAAGTTGCCAAGAATGGCAAAATCTAGCTGAACTTGTTAAATCCACTATTATAAATgatgatttaaaattaaaatggtcGGATATTTGTGGCAACAATAAGGCAGTGGAAATTATTAAGGAGGCCGTATTAATGCCTCTCAATTATCCTCAACTCTTTAATAATGGTTTAAAACCCTGGCGTTCGGTTTTATTGCATGGACCGCCCGGTAGTGGTAAAACTTTGTTGGCTAAAGTATTGTACTcggaaacaaaacaaaaagttacaTTCTTTAATATAACCTCCAGCATAGTGGTGTCCAAATGGCGTGGTGAGtcggaaaaattattaaaagtattatttcATGTGGCCATGAAACAGTCTCCTTCTATAATATTTCTGGATGAAATTGAGGGTCTTACATCCAAACGTGATCGTTGTGCTGATCATGAGTCTTCTAAACGTTTCAAAAATGAATTGCTTCAACTAATGGATGGTTTGGAACAATCCACTATGGGTTTGTTTATCTTGGCTAGTACCAATTTGCCCTGGGAAATTGATCAAGCTTTTTTGAGAAGATTTGAAAAGAAAGTTCTCGTGCAACTGCCTAATGAGGTGGAACGGGCTATGATGATTGGTAAACTATTGCCTTTGAATGTTAAACTTACGGAACAGCAAATGTCTACGTTGGTGACAATGTCAGACGGTTTTACAGGGGATGAAATACGTTTGGCTTGCAAAGAAATTGCCATGCAAATGGTAAGGAAAATAactaatgttaaattaaaagggGAGAAAGCTGTGGAAGAAATACCCATCGAAAATGCTTTTAAACAGGTGAAGCCTTTGAGTTTGAATCTGATGGAAAGACATGTGAAGTGGCAAAAG